The DNA region CACGTTCCGTTGACTGGTAATTTTTACGTCGATGTTGTGTTTGCCTTGGTGGTGTCTGTCCTCAAATCCCGTGatgtttcaattaaaaacaaataacgaGTTTAGGAATAAAATTACCAACGAGTAAAATACCTCTTCTCGTAACATATtaaattgtatttacatttCCAACTCTTGCTTCAGAAACGAGATGTAAAATCGGTCATAGATTGTAAAAGAGATTTGTGAGTAAAGAACTTTTTCTACTTGTCCTTTTATATTTTCTCGCAGCCTTATACAAGAGGTTCGCTGTGTTCGCAGTGGCGCGCCAGGAAACCCCagcaggaaaatttttttaaagattttactcCTTTAATGATATCTTTAAAGTATATTACTCCCTTAGCATTTAGCCAATTAAATGGTTGCGGCGGAGGGTGCAAAAAAACTCcgttatatatttctttacaggctaatattatcggaaaaaacccaaacaaacaaacaaaatgaggtCTGTTGCGCTGTGTGATCCATGAGTGTTCTCATCGCGGTTAGGGCTTGCTGTTGCTTGCGGTATTATTTTCCGGAGTGGACATACCATAACTACATTTTTGTTAGCGTTTAAAAATCGGAAAAAcatggttttggtaaaaaacttcatctttttcaacTCTTAACGATTGTCGAGTTGTGTGTATCAATAGAGTGGGTCAGCAAATTTGCATTCTATGTTGCGCAAGGGGCAAGAGAAAATGGTTGACTCCCCGCGAGTGAAGCTGACGCTCCAGGTCGATGTCGATCCATTATTATCCTTCgtaaacaaaatttcgatcatttagttaaattataaaatttctttggcttACATTGAGCgctttaaagtaaacttgaGTTGTTAGTTCCACGCGAGggtttaaccttgaaaaatgcaatcacGCGAGTGAAGCTGACATTAACGCGTGTCCCtatctggaaaacattcgtaTTGTGACAAGAAGGGTCAACTTTAAGGTTTTGGGTTACTCTCGCCATGCAATTTGGACGccgaaaagtgccaaaaaagtaattactgaaaattcatcCGCAACACCTCGGTCGTTCTGTGGGCGCGAAGTCAGTTCTTCTCTTACAGTTAATAAATGTCAGGCGGATCTCAGATCCGCCTCAGcctcatttgcataaattcttttggtgagcaaagctcgtcatgttGTATTGTTTACTCAGGTAAAATTGTTTCTGTCTCcagttttctgtttgtttgtttgtttgtttgtttaggtactaatttttttgttttccttggcTTGCTTGTTTCCTTGTTCGTTCAAAATTCAAACCTAATGTTGATCGTAAACTTATGGTGCAAACCTCTAACTCACGCTCCAAAACACAGTTATTTAGGATACTACTTAGAAAACACCAATTCACAAAAGTTTACATAATTTCCATTTCTACCTTGTTCTACATCGCCAGGCGGTATTTATAAAATCTTACAAAGCAATGAGAAGGGAAGAGGGGAGGTAAAGAAAACAAGTGAAGAAATGCGTCCGGAAACGGACCGCACCCTCTGATTAAAATAACAAGATTTTACCTGCTAATACAGCATATGATACAGTGAGTGGATCAAAGCGGTTGACAAAGACTTCCTTGACACATATTCTAAAGCCAGAGGTGGAGATGTactggtaaaaacaaaaatcaaaggaTATAAATACACCTTAAAGAATTACAACGCTTACAAGAGAAACGACAGAACTGCTTGAAAATTGGTTATTTATCATTTGATAGGTATCCGCACATGGAGCTCTCCTTGTCTTTTACTGCGATATCCTGGATTAATTCAGCAATACGTATAGCTAAGTAAGTAGCGGCATTAAAATGGCACGAAATGACATGTTATTCTCGTCCGATCCTTCCGCTGTATAATTAAAAAGTAACAGTTTCTGTGTGTTCTGTTCAGTTGTATCTATTCATTCTTACACAGTTTCAAATTACCTCTATCCAGCTCACTATACCATTGCATTCTGCAGCAGCATTTCTTCCAGAAGTGGAATGTTTAGCTGTCAAAAGCACGGTTGGGGATTTGCTGTAACTACCAATGAAGCTCACATTCTATGGTCATGGAAATCAAAGGTGAGTAAGTGTATTTGGATTCAGACGCCAGTAAATCGTAAAACCCCATGGTCAATTATTacttaagaaaaattaatttgtttattgtGTCTTCTTTTCCATTagcaaacagagaaaaattggAGGATGAAAACAGGGTTCTCAGTTATATTAGCCATTTCTACCCATGGTGAATGAAGACAAGCGAATCAGTGATTGTCAAGAGTAACTCCCATTTCTTTTGCAGTGTTCCCTCCATTTACCGCTCACTCGCTTTTTCTGGCAATTGTCCCCACTAAGCAAGAGCAAAATTACCTTACAGAAGGCAAAGTTATGATTCTTGACAGGCGAAGCGTTGTTTTGAAAGCTGACATCATTGTGTTCCCTAAAGAGCGGTCTATGAAGAGAATCAAACGCCAGCCAGTTCTGTAGGAAGGtacaaaaaagagagaaaaatcatCAGTTTTTTTCACGGTGAATTGAGTTCCACTCGAGCATTGAAATGAGTCAAAAGGAACGGTcggggaaaaggaaaaaatgagaacTTAGCGTGGAAAGAATCAAACTGCCTGATATGTGAGTTTTATTGTTGAAATGCAAATGCCAAATTCTTCGCAGGATTCTTCTTTCCTGCCGTGTTCATTCTGCTgaggaaaagtttttattcccaccGAAAAATACTTTCGTAACAGAGACTCAATCTGTCAGCTTGAAGacgctttctttttctttcttgaatggCAAATAAATTCTGAGCATCTCCAAAAAACGCGAACAATTGGCTTATTCAACTGTTTGGACTAAACTATATTAAACCTTACCTTATAAACCTAGTTATTCGTATGTTTGATGTTACACAAATCGCTTCATAAAAACTACCACTCCACGATAATTCTACTCATACCTTAATAGGGCTGGTTTGCCCAGCCGAAATATAGtgctgaaaagtaaaaaaaatacaaagcaaaaaaaaacaaaacaaataaaaaaataaaaatatatatcctGTAGTTTCCTGCTCCTATATTTCAATGCTTACCACAGAGATGTCATCATGAACCCCTgcaaagttttgaaactctCGTAGACAAATCTTAAACGAACTCGCTGAGACATCTTCCAGCCACACGCTGGTAGCATCATGTTTTAAGCCTGACCTGTAGTGTTCAGCAGTTACAATTACTGTTGGTGAGGCGGGGAACTTTCCCTGAAAAAATAATTCGACGGGGATGTAAGGTGTATATTCAAGCAGAACGAATTCTCCAGATTAGATGATAAACGTGATCTTGCGTTGATTTATGCCAATTGGAGGCCGACCTGTGAGACACAGGAGCCTCCCCCCTCCACCTCTTTGGAGCGCGTTTGGGAGTACACCCCGAACCTGTCAGACTCTGAACATGTGAACCTGTTGAGGAAAATAAATCCATATTTTCGctattttgatgaaaacaatcaaactagaGCATATCGACCATTTAGGAGGCAATGTCCTGACAGAATGTTTAGAATTACGATGAAATAAAGCAATTCTTCTAAACACAAGAGTACACCAGAACCATCAAGCTTGGGTTCAAATCCAAAAAGGACTCCTTTAATACGCGGTACACCTATTCAGGTCAAATTAAGGAGTATCCCCCTCTTTACAATCCATTATTACAACAGTTAACATACGCTTGGAAGGGTAATTGTTTGACAACTAGTTCCAGTCCACCATCTGGAGAACTTTTCTTCGCCAGCCACACCCCCAGAGGGAGCACCCTGATATGCGACCCAATCAACGTCGGCAAAGCTATCAGAGGGGTAATCATTTCTACCAGCTCGAGTGACACAGGCCGTGAACTGCGTGGTGTTAACACTCTCAACCCAGGGTGCAGTGGCCTCGTGCACGATGGCGGGATCAGAATAATTAAAGTGATTAACAGTAAGTTGAACGTAGATTTTCTTGTGAGGATAAAATATGAAAGGAGCGAAGGTTATGGATTCACACTGATCTTCTGCCCAGGAAGGGACGTTCCGAAACTTATGTCTTCCTTTCTGAAgtggaaaacctgaaaatgagCAGAAACAATTTAATCCATGCCAAATCCGCTTAGTAAATGGTACTGTGAGAGGACGAAGTTATTGTTACAAATGTAGAAGTTCTCTTGCACTCTTTGGTCGATAAGTATTTTCATTATGAGTtaatacaatgaaataaatgctACATGCTCAGTGGTTGCTCGATTCTCATCATCAATCAGAGTACTAACAAAGTTCCTGTGAAGCAACCAGGAGACCAAGAGGAAGCTTCCATCAGGTTACCGCCCAAAAAAGGACTGAATTTATCAAAAATCAGTTTCATAAAATTATGTTCTATATCTACGTGTGTCTGTTTAGTGATGCTCTCGCTTGAGTTACCTTTCCTGTTAAATTCAGGTCAAAATCTGTCTTCCCCTACCTTCAACCTCACGGTTAACTAATTAGAATCATACTTCTGATACCTGTGCAACTTCCCGGATGAATATAAGAGTAGTTTCCTCTTgttgtacaaatttctttctccagTAAGCAGAGATTTCTGAAAGTACGGCCGTTGGAGGCACAGACTTGTTCTTCAAATGATGGGCAGCTACTTTCACAGCGACATGTGACCTGCTGGGGACCCAAGGCAACGCAATGACTGTGATATTCACAGCTTACATTCCTACAGGGCTCGAGGTCTGCAGAGAGCAAGCATTTAACACTGTTATTAAAGAAAGCTATATTGGAAAacgaacaagaagaagaaaacacagaaaaacacAGAAATGGTTGATTTTATACGTTAATTACCTCCTATGACTAAATAGTTCACATTTATATTTTCCCTCTGACCACCATAGCCTGCGTCATCCTTAATACAAACTCGAAAGTAAGACTTGGTTACTTCCTATCAAACAAAAAGGTCGCACAAGGTAAGATCTTCTCATAAAATTCCTTCATTCAGTCAATAATCGTATTAAGTGGTTAACACTCTCCTTTACTCCAAGACCGAACTCAAAATTAACCAACCTAGTTTAAAAATACATCTTGCATTATAGATTGTATGAAAGTGATAAGTGAGCGACATATACTTGCTACCATATCTTATTTAACTAGACTGACAGGTTGATGGATGCATATGGATACATGGATGCATGTATGCATTCATGTATGCTTTCATGCATGTATGCAATACATACATGTAGAcatgcatacatgcatacattCATGCATGTATACAAGCATACATCCATACCTTCATACATACATGGGTGTATATGCATGAGTGTATGTATGCATGTAAGCACGCACGCATGGATGTATGCATGCATAAATGTAGAAGGGAATGAAATGATGGATGGGCAGACGAATAAATGGATGGCTGGAGGAGTCATTCAATTTCATTTGtcagtgatgaaaataaaacttatcaAGGGTTAAATGCAGCCTTCTTCTCTCTGTAAAGttaacatcaaatttttttgcataacCTCTACAACCATAGCAATTAAGAAAGTGTACTATCAGTTGATATACCTCCAGCCAACTGACTAAGGGACCTTTTGATTGACTTCCTACGTTAACACGGTTGTTGCGTCCATTGAGTACAGTTGTGAGAACAACTGGTGGCTTGTAAAATGGGTTTGTGAAGTTGACGTTCtgcaataaatttgaaaaaaaaatcaatttagtgGAAGAAATGCAGATCTGATGATGAAAACGTACCTGGCATACTAAAGATAATGGCGCTATATTACTGGGAAGACATGAATACACGCAGTGCCATCTCTTATCTGCACATACCTCGCACAAGGCATGACTGTTTCTTGCATTTGGTGTCTCATATTCAGAAAACACAACTTCCGAAGACTCTTCTGCTCCCCATGAAGATGGATGATTCACATATGCCATCCAGTTCTAGGATTCAGTTGAAATAAAGACGTTGACAAAATCATTTTACAATCTGTTTTCTTCCTTGCTCAAAATTCACAAATGACTCACTTCTTGATGACCAAACCAGCTCGTCTCTCATAATTTTATCCGTATGAATGTTtattagtttttaaaactggttaataataaatgaaatagtAGTTAGTTAGCCGAAGTTAACTCCGCTTAACCCGGATATTTCAGGCGTTAAGAATGTCATGAAATGGTCTGAAATTGGACAGGCGCAACAAATGCTCTTCCAAGTATAATAAAAACAGAGTAGTGAAACATAGCCAATGTTGATGGTCTGGCTGTggcatttgattttaatttccttggGTATAGGTAAACTAACCACACCAAATGTTCGAAGCTCAAAAAGTATTATTTGAAaggatgaaatattttctaaaacTTTTATTGGAACGAGAAGAAAGTTTATTTAACTTTCGATTGAACGTGCCTGCTACAACATGCTTGACCTGAGTTTTATTGGATTTATATCGAACATCGAACTGGTCCCACATACCACCACAAGATTGCGATGAGGTCCATCAAACGTCCTTGATTCCCTCAGACAAACTTCAAACTGACTTCTGGAGAGGCTTTCAATCCAAACGCTCATGGCGTCCTGGGATTGGTTTGAAGCAGTGTGTTTGACAGTTACTTGCACTTTAGGCAGCTGTGAGAAGACCTGATATGCAAAACTCCATCTATCAGCCGTATTTCATTTCTATGATACCTTCTAATATGGTTAGACGAGCTTTCTACCTCAGCAAAATAAAGGGTTATCATCGCGCTTATCAAAAATTTCTAGGGAAGTGGTTGCCTTCTGATCGAGGTGATGTCTCGCATCaaacggctgcgaaggagactacaTATTAGTTGAAGACTTTTAATACTCTTGATAAATTTGTGAACATCATGGCGAGACTTATCAACCGAAGTAGACTCCATTTATACATTACCTGAGGAAATGTGACTTGTTCACATTTTGTGCCAGTAGTAAACAGGCCGAAGCTGACTTTTCCATGATAAACTCCCGATTGTGAACCGTGGAACGCGAGCCAATCGATAGTGGTGTTCCCTCCGGAGCTAAATCCTCCTTGCACCAGACAGGCTTTGAAATCAGCTGCAGTGACATCTTCAACCCAAACAAATGCAATATCGTGGACAATAGATGAGATATTTCCATGGTTAAGAGAAGCGAACACATACGGAGCTCCACCGGAGAAACGGCTGCTAAATGTCACTGTCTGACAATGGCCTCCGCAACTTCCCTCCTGATTGATGGAAAGTTTTCCTGTCTCAACTCctaagaataaaatttaaaaactttctggTGCAATTGACTTATAACTCCTCGGCAACGCGAGGATTACAGTGGAATTTATTGAATATTTCTTCAAGGTTTTGTAGGGATTTTCCAGTGGCTGTTTGTCTATTGCAGAATTGAATAGTAAGCGGATACTAATGATACCAAGATAGAGGTCAAGTCATTTTACGATAAAATTGCATGTCTCAAATTTTGTCTCATTTTACgagacaggaaaaaaatcacCCGTACAACCCCGCCGTTCTTTTTGATAAATTATTCGCATTTTTTCCAAACATTTATTGCTTAGGTCTGTTAGCCGTCATCATTGGAACAAAGTAGTATACCATTTTTTCCCTATAATTCTGGCCCATCACCGGAAATTCACAGTACCCGTTTATTCGCTCATTAACCATTTTGCTTGAAGAATGGAGAAGTAACCCATGATTCCCCTTTCTAGGACACAAAGTGTGGAATTTATTGAATGTCAAACCATATCAATTTGTAGATGTAGTGGATCAGTAGAAACGAGGGTTTGGAAGGAGTCAGCCATTCTAGATAACGACACGGAAAGCATGCACAATACTTTATAATTGCTAAAATTGTCTCACATCAAAAGCTTGAGCTGAATCTGGGTAAACTGAAATGATCAAACTCATAAGTTACAATACAAATAGGTCCAAATGAGAGCAAAAACATTAGGAATCGAAAAAGAGAGAAACGAAGTGAACAAACCGTGCCTTTAACCAACAGCAAGGGTCGTCAATAATGATACCCTTCGTGTGTGGGACACGCCCTTCTGAGTGTGCGTAGGTGGCCTGGAATTTTTCATACAGAGGCCTCGAAAGATATTGATATATAACAGCTATCAAGGCGACGATCACGAAAGGTTATGGAAAAAAGTCAACCATTCATTACATACAGATAAATAAGACACGAGGAGTGTTAGATGTCGAAAGCCGAACCACGCGCGAGGCTGTTTATAAATTTAACACGTTCCTTGATCAAATTGCTATGTGTGTTTGACCAAAATGATTAATAAGTGGTTACGTTTTTCCCTTGCTGCAGGTGAATAAGCCGAAAAGGTGAGTCTCCTCactttttttaagtaagaaTCGATGAAATAAATGCCAAGTTTTTGCGTTGATCTAATTAAGTTAATCTGGTCTTTGAAATTGAAGTGTCATCTTACAGTTAAAAGCAGAGTGGAGTATAGCCAATTATTTCGTCAGTGAATGACTTCCAGCGTCTAAATTTTCATTACTACAAAATTCAATTGGTACTAAAAGTTGATGTATACCGTGTATAAAATCTCGTATGTTCATGAGATGGATAACGAAGCATAAAACGGCGATGTGCAAATAAAGTTTATTTGGTTGGGGTTGTATCTTTCTTTCGCAAACTTGAATTTACTCATTATAGCGAGAATTCCACTGGAATATCTATTATTCCCGGTGTAACACATGCAAAAAGTGTGCAAACCAACGCTTATTTCGGGTGAGCCAATCAAATTGCATAATTTAGTCGTACGACCATGCAGaatttacgagaaaaaaaatttgttgctaATTTGAGTAAGAGAAAAATTCCAGACTTTTTGATCAAACTAAGTTCGGTCCATAATTggggaaacatttttttttctataaaagctCGACTTGTTCTCACAGTGCGTCCCACACCTCAGACTCATGATCAGGCACTTGGTCATCCCATAATACGCCCGAACTTTGAATATTTTAAGAGAGGCAGTAAGACCCAACATACTACCCGCTAACTGCAGGGATTTTTTACTCTGATTGAAATTTGAACATATcgagaagagagaaaatgaaaggaGGAACCACGCGCATCCCGGATgaacgcatttttccatccttCCCCAAAAATAAGttgatttatgaaaaaaaaaaaaggaaaccaactATTCATTATATCAATCTTAATCATGGTCTTAAAGACGAACATTCTGTTTACCCATTTTTTAGCTCACTAAGCagaagtgtaattttttttctaacaataaaTAACACTGAAGATGACTCGGGAAACTTAGCGATTgttaaaaagcaaataaagaGATTGAAATACATCGCTAAAGTAGAGAAATTGAACGCAGAAAAATACCTTGCACGCCCGGTAAGTAAAAGCAGAGCCAACTCAGAAGAAACACGCCTTTGTCCCTAAAAAACATCATCGCTCTCAAAGTTTGAAGTGAACACGACCATTTAGAAACGAACACTGTCACAGAAAGGAATGAAAAGCTGCTATTAGGCAAAAGTGCTTCTAGACATTGAATGACAGGTATCAATCTTATTGGAGTGGGCGTCTGTTTCGGTTTGACTGATCGGCAATTTTACTCTTCGTTAATCAGAAATTAAAGAGTACATGGAAACTGATACAAGCAGCATCCTCGACGGGGCGGCATTTAAAGTTTCTCTATACACTACTGAATTCTTTCATCTATCAaattaaatgttctttttttttttgcaatttccGAGAAATGGAATCAAATCGCGTAATTTTACACAGGGACGCAACCTTTTAAATGAGGGTCAGTGTACAAGCAACACGTCTTAACTTGATTTAGAACCTAACTTTAAAAAACATCATATCCGTTTACGTATTTGACCtcgaaataaaacaacagatgGGATAGGGAGACAAGCTGAAACACGTaaactgaaaaacacaaaattaggACCCTTTTTGTGCATCCTTTCAACCTAAATCTCTTGCTACGGGTAGATTCAAATTGACAAGCGAACTTACATCCGCGATGATTAAAAGTTGCCCATTGGAAATGAACTCATAATGATATTTGTTGTCCCCTTGTCGttcagaaattattttcaatctttAGGTGATATCAGTGTGCAAATTTTTTCGGATAAGACctgtttgaaattttcaagcaaaCTGCTTGTCCACTCTGCAAGTAAATTATGAGGTGGCTTAAAGACTCCGGGAATGTGATTCGACCAGCATCCGAAATATGAATTTAAACTGTTCGAAATCACTTCTCGTTCTGTCCGTGACAATTTCTCGAGACTCGCGATTTCTTCCAAATATTACGTAATCGTATTCTATTGCCACGAACGTCAGGCTCTTCGTGAAAGCTATAATAGTTTTGAGATTATTTAAGCCACAATGCAGCCGAAAAAGAAGCAAATGCGATTTAGATATAACTAAACACTTTGTACCCATTAAAGAGACATAAATTCATGTTTATCGAACGCCTCACATTTTAAAGTCAAAGGCTATAACTATAAAATATACAACGACGATAGAAAAGGTGATGAAAGCGCATGAATGCCTTATGTAACAAGCCTATCCCTAACATTCTACTTACGAAAATAAGCTCCCTTTTGCATACCTAATAAAAAATCTACGAGGGATCAGTTTAAGATTACCATAACATCTAAACAAGAGTTCGATAATGTGGTTactgtatttcctcgaataagcacccgggagcttattcaaaattttggcTTATGGGAGAGGCGCTTCATGGAAGGAAGGCGCTTAGTCGAGGGGTGGGAGACGCTTATTAATCCCCTGTACTGATTTTGATCTAGTTGAGGCTTAAAAAGGTTTTATGCAAAGCGGCAATAGGGACAGGTTTTCCTTGCATtcctactatttaagaaagtcAGGGAGGCGGTGTCTAGGAGTCGGTGCATTTTCTAGGGTGGGCGCTTATTTCCAAGGAAATACAGTCCCGGTATTGCCTTTCCTTTATATTTTCTAAAAATGGCTCTAGGAAATCATAACCACTGCCGCTGAGGCCATCTTTAAATTACTGTTAACGTGTGTTTTGTATCATGTAGAACAATGCAATGCAAATTCATGGAAAAAACGCGCGTCATATGATGAGTTGACAAGTTAATGAGATACCTAGAGGTAAACCTTCAGTTGTGACCCTGAAAGTGGATATAAAATTCCAGGTTTAAAGGTTGCTTGTTCTAGAAACAGGCTTTTGAAATCTTTTAGAGGAATCGACGAAACTGTGTAGCCCTTTGAGCTATTTATTTAAGTTATATCCAAGCGGCAAAGAAGTCAAGAGATACAAACGTGACATGGTCATCTTTGCATTGAGTTCTACATTGCTCAAGTAAACCAAAtcagttttgaaattaaactcGCCCAGACTTATAATCACGTGATCTCATTTAGTATGACAGGTTATATGGTGCGATATTCCAGTCCGCATTCACAAGACATTTCCCTGATACAATATGCGACGGTTCGTATTGTTTTCGGGTTCGTTTTCACATACCTGAAACAGAAATTCGGATGATTTTTCATGCGAATGAAACGCTGATTTACCTGTTATTTTGGGTGATTTATAGTTGATATGTCACTAAGTTATAGCACCTGTTTTAGATCTGCTTTGACTTTTATGCAGAGATCAGGTAGTATAACAGTGAAATCGATATTAATTAAATTTCGGTTTCGATCATCAGGAGCCAATCCTTGAATGGACCCCTAATGACCTCACGTTCAGCATCCATCAAATTAAAGGCGTCGTAATTTTCTGAAGAGATAAGTAGCCTGTTGCTTTTTGTGTCATAGACTTACTCGATTGATTACTGATGCTCCTGTGCATTTGCTCCTTTAAATGACGGGTTACAGTAATTCTCGATGTCTTGAAAATGCCATCATAAAAATGTTACGTGCAAAGAAACAGAATTTAATTACTTTAGGTCATGCAGATAAATCAATTCTGCTCCCATCGCTAAACACGTTTGAGCGTGTTGCTCAATAACTAATGGCAAGTGAACTTTTTCAGCTCCAGCTACATTAAGCCTTACGCTTTGTTCTTGTCAACACACTTTCCGTCTCCAGTCCAGATGTTTGAAGTAAAATCACATTCTGAACGAGTTGCGGCTGTACATTATTCATGTTTGCGCAAGCATGTCTTGTCATGCTGCAGGTATGTTTCCCTTTCAGGTGTTTTTGCGTCGGTCAAAATAGATGTGATAATGAGTATGATCTTAAAGTCGTAAAATGCATATCCTTCAAAATTCAAGCGTAGAAGTTATGGATGTTACTTAAACTGGAAACTGATATCTGTCGCAACTACAATTTGTATCAGAATAAAGTCAGAGATCAACTAAAAAACCCTtaataaaatctttatttatcGTCCATGATGATTGCTTTGACGACTGAGTTCCTTAAAACTGGTACTCAGACTGCCTTTAACGTGTTGTTATCCGCCAGTTTAAATTGTCATGTGGATTTCCGCTGCACTTTCGATTCCGGTTCTCCGTTCCCTGTTCTTCGTTGTATTTTACCCGTTCCTCGTTCTCCgttctctttttcttgttttctgttccctgttttctgttttgtgttttgtgttttgtgttttgttttgtgttttgtgttttgtgttttgtgttttgtgttttgtgttttgtgttttgtgttttgtgttttgtgttttgtgttttgtgttttgtgttttgtgttttgtgttttgtgttttgtgttttgtgttttgtgttttgtgttttgtgttttgtgttttgtgttttgtgttttgtgttttgtgttttgtgttttgtgttttgagttttttctttccagtttccTGTCCTGTTACCTATTACCTGTTCCCTGTTCCCTGTTACCTGTTACCTGTTCCCTGTTTCCCCGTTCTTGGCATAATATAACCCGTTAAAATCGAATCGTTTTCATTGCTTAAACACAAAGcattcaaataaatttaaaagggaaaacataCGATCATTAATTTGACTACCAGTCTCTCCCCAGAAAAGATTTTTTCTAAGAGCAGAACGGACTAAAGTCTCACAGGTAACCAATCCAGCCTAGCGCCGTTACAAGGCTAATGCTAATGAAAAGTccctttgttttgcttttcggTTACTTTCGTGTACATTTTACTTAAATCTATTTCAGGCAGGTACACATGATAGGATGATGTGAATCAGTTTACTGTGCATTGATTTACGCAAAAGAATAAGCGAGTGACGCAGGTGAAtcagagaaaaatgaaacatacTTGTCTCGGCTGTGGAATAAAACAGACTGAGATAATTAAGCTAAATGAAAGTTTATCTGAATTACGGTTTGAGGCCGGCTCACAAGATGAAACAGGAGCGGGTAATAATTCCATATCGACAACCAAGTCTGACTTTATTGACTTCAGCCATGATGATTAATAACTTATCTTCagttcattcattcatttgatcTGCTGCTGTAAATCTAGATTATACAAATTTCGAACAGATGGCTTCATTCCACGTAAACATTATATCTCCAtgtaaaacaataattaatatTCACGCGTTTCGTCTGCGTCCAATTATGAATACAACACGACGAGAAAACTCTGGAATATTCTTAGAGGCGCCCGCGCCTTCACCcttacaat from Pocillopora verrucosa isolate sample1 chromosome 1, ASM3666991v2, whole genome shotgun sequence includes:
- the LOC131788567 gene encoding uncharacterized protein, whose product is MMFFRDKGVFLLSWLCFYLPGVQGVETGKLSINQEGSCGGHCQTVTFSSRFSGGAPYVFASLNHGNISSIVHDIAFVWVEDVTAADFKACLVQGGFSSGGNTTIDWLAFHGSQSGVYHGKVSFGLFTTGTKCEQVTFPQVFSQLPKVQVTVKHTASNQSQDAMSVWIESLSRSQFEVCLRESRTFDGPHRNLVVNWMAYVNHPSSWGAEESSEVVFSEYETPNARNSHALCENVNFTNPFYKPPVVLTTVLNGRNNRVNVGSQSKGPLVSWLEEVTKSYFRVCIKDDAGYGGQRENINVNYLVIGDLEPCRNVSCEYHSHCVALGPQQVTCRCESSCPSFEEQVCASNGRTFRNLCLLEKEICTTRGNYSYIHPGSCTGFPLQKGRHKFRNVPSWAEDQCESITFAPFIFYPHKKIYVQLTVNHFNYSDPAIVHEATAPWVESVNTTQFTACVTRAGRNDYPSDSFADVDWVAYQGAPSGGVAGEEKFSRWWTGTSCQTITLPSGKFPASPTVIVTAEHYRSGLKHDATSVWLEDVSASSFKICLREFQNFAGVHDDISVNWLAFDSLHRPLFREHNDVSFQNNASPVKNHNFAFCKNVSFIGSYSKSPTVLLTAKHSTSGRNAAAECNGIVSWIEYISTSGFRICVKEVFVNRFDPLTVSYAVLADICQERWAYYKGYCYRRISSCDSWGGSQATCATLGANLPSIHSQEENVYIQSLHGGDHSWLGLSDRNTEGTFVWSDGSQFDFHYWASHQPNNFHDEDCVHTLGFLANHKYKWNDVNCTDCHKFTCKKDFNECKEFAHECPVNATCVNSLGSYSCQCPAGFRLNGRSCADVDECSSGSYSCHAQSQCVNVPGSYNCTCLPGYVEDGKAKCEAPRLTTTSSCVLSTSTSTSGYIRITQAGSQYSNNMDCRWNFSSNAVIELVFFSFRTESSADFVSVYDGGSLSSPLIRKMSGSSLPPPITSSSINLYVKFSSDGANTYDGFVAAYRVLTAGSLRISGNTAVGRVEVYYDGQWGTICDDAWDISDANVVCRQLGYARAKRAYSGATHGQGTGPIWMDDLACSGSESHVYDCRHRGWGDHDCTHSRDASMECLSIRLVNGSANYGRVEVYHNGQWGTVCDDGWDMNDANVVCRELGFPSASSAPHSARYGEGSDPIWMDDVNCHGGEASLVDCVHAGWGIENCSHGEDASVICNT